GGGAAAGGAGCCTGCATGAGCGAATTTAAGCCGTATGTCCCCGCCGAGACCCGGTACCGGGATGTAACGATAAGAGCCCTGATCACCGGGGCTCTCTTTGGCGCCATCTTCGGGTCTGCGAATGCCTATCTCGGCCTGAGGGTCGGATTGACGATTTCCACGTCGATTCCCCTTGCCGTTCTCAGCGTAGCGGTTTTCAAGCTGCTGGAACGGGTTTCGCGGAAGACAAATATTCTGGAATGCAACATCGCCCAGACGATGGGGTCGGCGTCCTCTTCCCTTGCCTCCGGGGTGATCTTTACGATCCCCGCTCTATACATGTGGGGATTTGATCCTCCGCTGGTTCAGATCGGCATTCTTGCCCTCCTCGGCGGCATTCTCGGCATTCTCTTCATGATTCCGCTTCGTCCCTATCTGATCGTGAAGGAACACCATGAGCTTCCCTACCCTGAAGGAACGGCGGCGGCACAGGTGCTGATTGCGGCCGACGCCGGGGGAGCCCGGGCTCAAAATGTCTTTATCGGTCTGGTCGTCGGGGCCGTGTACAAAGTCCTCCTTTCTTTTGGAAAACTCTGGGCGGAGGAGATTAACATCAAGATTCCCTCGTTGAAGAAGGGAATCATCGGGCTCGACCCGACGCCGGCACTCCTGGGTGTGGGATATATCCTCGGGTACCGCATTGCAGGGATCATGGTGGCCGGAGGGATCCTTTCCTCCCTTGTTCTTATCCCCATGATCGCCCACTTTGGAGAATCTGCGGTTCACCCTCTCTTTCCTTCCCTGGATGTCCCCATTTCCGCCATGTCCGCCAAAGATATCTGGCAGAACTACGTCCGGTACATCGGAGCCGGCGCTGTCGCCTTTGCCGGCATCCTGACTGTGCTCCGTTCCCTTCCCACGATGATGCAGAGCCTGATGGACGGGTTGAAGGGATTTACTTCCGAGGGAAGAAAGGTGGGGGTCGCGCCGATTCGAACCCAGCACGATCTGCCCATGTCCGTTGTCCTGATTGGGGCTGCGGTTGTCGTCGGGGTTACCATGATTTCCTCGCACGTTCTGGGTGTGGGAGCCTCGATACCCCTGCGGGTCTTTGGTGCCCTCTGTATCGTTCTCTTTGCCTTCATGTTCGTAACGGTTTCCTCCCGTATCGTCGGTCTGGTGGGGGTTACGTCCAACCCTACGTCGGGAATGGCGATCGTGACACTTCTGGGAACCAGCTCAATCTTCTACCTCCTGGGATGGACGGACGATGCTGCAAAGGCCACAGTCCTCACGATCGGGACCGTGGTTTGCGTGGCGGCTTCCATTGCCGGAGATATTTCGCAGGATCTCAAGTGCGGGTACATCATCGGGGCCACCCCTTCCCGGCAGCAGATTGTTGAGCTCATTTCAAGCCTTACTTCGGCGTTTGCCATTGCCGCCGCAGTCTTTTTTCTTGGGAAGGGGCTTGGTTTTGGAACCGAAGCCCTGCCCGCGCCGCAGGCCACCTTGATGAAAACGGTCATCGAAGGTGTCCTTCAGGCCGATCTTCCCTGGGGACTCGTACTCACCGGCGCGTCCCTGGCTCTCGTTGCCTCCCTGCTGGGGGTACCTCCGCTTCCTTTTGCTGTGGGCATCTACCTTCCCGTGAAGACGATGACCCCGGTCTTTGTCGGTGGCGTTCTTCGTTCCCTCGTGGAGTACCGGGCACGCCGACGGGGACAGGACATGGATCAACGCAGGGAAAAGGGTGTTCTTCTTGCTTCCGGCATGATCGCCGGGGAAGGCCTTGTGGGGGTAGGCCTTGCCGTTTTTGCCTATATTTCAGGCCGGAAGCCGGAGGGCTGGGGCCTTGAGTTTTCGGGGTATGGAGACCAGATCGCCGCCATGGCGGCCTTTACCCTCCTGGCCTTTTTCCTCGTTCGAATGACCCGTCTAAAGCCGGAATCTGAATAGAGGCAGGGCCGACCCCTTGATCGTGAAGAGGATCGAAAAAAGAAGCAGATCAGGGTTCTTCGGACCGGAACGACCTTAATACTTCTTCAAAATCGGGCTGGTTCTTCTCAAAACGGGAAGGCAGGCTCCACAGGAGAACCTGGTGATAGTAAGATCCCAGGTCCACGGATACATGCCAGTACCGGATACGGGTATTGTTGATCGAGCCAAGGATCTCATACTTCACGGCAGGATAGTCCACGATATTCAGATTGTAGGGTCCTTCCACCTTCGGATTTTCCAGGGAATTCACGAGGATCCCGCTGGCGATCTGACTGAATTGTTCCAGATCCACATCTTCGTCAAAATCCATTTTCGATTCGCTCAGGATCGTGCAGTAGGCCTCCCGGGCCAGGTTTCCCATTTCCAGATCGGCGCTGTCATTCAGACGGCCGTTGAGAAAGGACCACGAGCCCGGCCTGGAAATCGAAAACTGTCCCTCCAGAAACTGCACCGCTTCAGGAGGTTTGTTCGCAATGGCCGTTTTGAAGAAGGAGCTGGCTACAATCACGGTCATGATGACGATGATTACGAAATTTAGGAAGATGCCGATTCCCGCGGGAATCAGGATCCCTTTCCATCCATGTTTCGAAATTCCAAAGAGGGCCGCGATTCCGCAGATGAGTCCGAGAAAATAGAGGACAAGCGCAACGGATGCAATAACAAGGCTGCGGGTTCCCGTGGCGTCATCCAGGGGAAAGGCTGCTTTGACCAGGATATTCATGCCTACAACCACGAGCGGAGCGATCCAGCTTGCCTTCGCGAGCTGGACCGAAAGTGGTGGTTTCGCTACGGCCGTTCCGGGAGATGAAATGACGGGTCCTGGCTGCATTGAGATCTCCTTCCTTGTTCCCTTCTCATCGTATGATAGCGTAACCGGGATACGAACGAAACGGTTTAGTGAATTCAGACATCGGGCCGGCGGGCGATCCAGATATCCTTGACGGCCAGTCCGTGGTAAGCATCCTTGCTGGGACACCAGGGAATCTTGTCAACGAGCCCAAGGCCTGAATTCTTCAGATTGTTCCGGATCTCCCCTGGTGTGAAATAGCGCTCCTTCAGCGTCGAGACAATTTCACCTTCCCCGTCGCGCACGGTGACGATGGCTTCGGACATTCGGGTGCCCGACGAGTAGCGGGTCTCCATGACCATGGTGAAGTCGGATTCTTCATGGATAAATGGGGTGCGGGATCCCCAGATTCGCTTAAAGGCGAGCTTGGTGTTCGTATCGAAGATGAACCATCCCCCGGGGACCAGGAGCCGGTACGTTTCGTCGAAGGTGGAAGACAGATCGGAAAGGGTCAGGAGGTGATTCAGGCTGTCATACAGGTTCAGGATGACATCAAAGGGCTGGCGGAAGGGGAGGTTCTGCATCCGGGAAACGACAAAGGGAAAGCTCTGGCGGTGGGAGGAAGCGAGACGCTGTCCGATCGAAAGATCGCACCCGGTTATGTCGAAAGCCCGATCGGCCAGGTAAGCGCAGAGATGCCCGGGACCGCATGCAACTTCCAGGATCCGGGATCGGCGGTGGATCCCGTATGTTTCAAAGATCGACATGATTGCGGGTCGAAGGAATGCGAAAAATGGGCGGGAAAGCACCCGGTTGTAATAGGGGGCAATTCGGTCGTAAATCACCATTTCCCGATAATCGTCACGGGGCCGTCATTCACCAGATCGACCTCCATCAGGGCCTGAAATACTCCCGTTTGAACGGGTACCCCCTGGGCATTCAGAGCGGCCACAAAGTTTTCGAAGAGAACCTTTGCCTCTTCGGGTGGGGCCGCCGCATCGAAAGAAGGCCTCCGTCCGCGGCGGATGTCGCCCGCAAGGGTGAACTGGGAGACGGCAAGAATCTCGCCTCCGATATCCTTTACGCTCCGGTTCATTTTGTCCTCTTCATCGGGAAAGATTCGCAGGTTTACGATCTTATCCGAAGCCCGGCCAAACTGTTCCTCCCGGTCTTTTTTTTCGATTCCGACAAGAAGGAGAAGGCCTTTTCCGATTTGCGCCACCGTCTTTCCTTCCACCCGTACGGACGCCTTCTGTACTCTCTGGATGCAGATAATCATGAGCGAATCCTCTTCATTCCCTGTCGAAGGGTTGAGAGAGTCTTCACTTTCAGGATTGAACAGAGGACCAGGAAGAGGGCAAAGCCTGCAGCAATAAACAGGGTCAATCGCAATAACGTGAGGGCGATCCCCGATCCTGCGGTGAGCGGAAAGAAGGAGAGTGCCTGGATCAGAACGAAAGCCATGACTCCGGATGCCACAATGATGCGCAGGGCTTCCGTGCCCATCGCCCTCCATGAAGGGGAAATGCCGGCCCTTCCGGCAAAGAGGATCATGACCAGAACCTGAGCGTACCCGCCCAGGCTTGTGGCCAGGGCGATACCGGACTGGGCCATCCGGGGAACGAGAAAAACGCAACCGGCTGTAAAAACCAGAAGGTCAATGGCGGTGGCGACGGCCGGGGTCCGTGTGTTCTGGTGGGCAAAGAAGGCTGAAGCCAGCATTTTGCTGATCGCGTAGGCCGGGAGAGAAAGTGCGTAGTATCCAAGGGCTTCGGCCACAAGGAGAGTATCGGAACTTGAAAACCTTCCTCCCTCGAAGAGGACCTTGATGGAAGGTTCCGCCAGGATCCAGAGTCCGGCGGCCGCAGGAATCGTAACCCATAATCCAAGGTTGATTCCGGAGGTCAGGGTCGTCAGGAACCGATCGCGATCCTTGACTTCCCGGGACATGCCGGGAAGGAATACCGTAAAGAGCGACATGACCACGCCGCCGTATACCAGGTGGTTGACCCGGTAGGCGTAGTAAAGGACACTGACGGCCGAATCCCCGATGGACGCTGCAAACCTCGTACCTACGAGCTGATTGATTTCGTAGATGCCCAGGACAAAGAGCCCCGGCACCATGAGCTTCAGCACCTTCCAGACGGCAGGGTGAGAGAAGGGGCGGACTGGATTGAGGGAGAGTCCCAGCCGACGAGCCACGACGAGCTGGCTTCCCATCTGCAGGACGCCTCCGACAAAGACGCCTGTCGCGAATCCCAGAGTAGGGTGCTGATAGACCCTCCCAAGAAGAAGACCGCATACGATCATGCTGAGGTTCAGAAAGATCGGGGTGGCGGCAGGGAGGTAAAACCTGTCGTGGGCGTTGAGGATTCCCTGAAAGAGCCCGGCGAGGGAGATGAGAAAGAGGTAGGGGAACATGACCCGGTTCAGCATGACGGTAAGCTCGAATTTCCCGGGAGTAAGGATAAATTCTCGGGCGAACAGGGAAACGATCCATGGAGAGAAGACAATGCCCGCCACGGTAATGGCGGTCAATATAAAGGTCAGGGAATAAAGAAAAACCGCGGCGAACTTCCAGAGATCCTCCGAGTTCTCCTGGTTGCGTGACTCGGAGAAGACGGGGATGAAAGCAGCGTGGAGGGCTCCCTCGGCCAGGAGAGCCCGGAAGAGGTTGGGGATTCGAAAGGCGACGATGAAGGCGTCGGCCTGCATGCCCGCACCCAGGACGAGAGCCAGGACCTTGTCCCTGGCGTATCCCGTGACCCGGGAAAGAAGTGTGATCAGGGTGACCCCACCGACGGTCCGAACCCGGTTCATGCCTTCAGAACGGAACGTTTTTTGACTTCACCAATGAGGGTCTGAATAAAAACCTGGAACTGGTGGGCAAGAAATTCTTTCTGCTTCAGGCTTTCCGTGCTCTTCAGATCGAAATAGAATCGATCCACGGTTCCCCAGTCTTTGTACATAAGATATTTCATGTATTTAACGTGGAAGGATTCCAGCGATCGCAGGAGCTTCCGAAAGGTAGGTCGGGATCCTTCCTCGGTAAATTTAACCGCTTTTTCCTGGAGGTCGAGCAAGGCTGTCAGCAGCTGGACCGACTGTTCGCGGCGGTTCTGATAGTAGGGAAAGATAATCTCACCCTTGAGTTCCTTACCGGACGCCACGGAGAGGATTGAAATGATGTTCTGCTGAAAGAGATCCCTGCAGATTCCCTGGGAATCCTCGATCTTTCCATGGACGACCTGCGGATCGAGGAGGAGGTTGACATCGACCAGCTCCAGTTCCATGACCTTTCGCAGTTCCATCCGGCTGGAGAAGAGCATCGACTCGATCTGATTCTTAATTGCGTCCTCCCTGATAGAGGGTATGGCGCGTTTGTTGATCGTGATTTCCAACTCTTTCCAGGTATGGTGGATCAGGGCAAAGAGCATAACCGCGGAGGGGTAGTCTTTCCGGTTCTCAAGGATGGAGGAGACGTGCTGGAGGTATTTCAGGATTTTGAACTGGAACATTACGATGGTGAGGTAGGGTCCGCCGTAGGCGTGGTGTTTCAGATCCTTGAGGAGGGGGTGGAGGCTTTCCTTGGATACCTCTGCCAGCCTGGGAAGAGACGTACCTCGAAAAAGGGGAGAGAAGGTCGGATGGTACTCCATGATGGACTTGAGAAGACGGCCGAAAGCGAAGTAGGTCTGGAGGGACAGATAACTCACGGAGGAGAGGTCTCCGGCGATCTTGATGAAATCCTGTACATGTTCAATGGCTTCGGAAAGTTGAGTGGCAACGGCGGTGCCGCTGTCGGAAGAGTCCGAACGCAAGGATTCCAGGTAGATCATGAACTGGGTAAAGTGAAGCTGGTCCTCCCCGAGAAGCAGCCGCAGCGCAATCAGAAGCCTTTCCAGCCCGGAACGGACACAGGCGATTTCCGGCCGATAGTTATGAAGCGAGGCATGCTCCTGCTCGTAAGTACTCATGGGAAGATGCTCGAGATCAAAAAAGCAGGCGATAGCCTGGACCCACATTTCCATTTCGAAAACCTGCGGGTCGGTCTCTCTCCCTTTTAGAACGGAAATCCCAGACTCATGAACCATTGATCCTCTGGCTGACCCTCCTCAGGATCCAGTTTTTTCCCGTAGTCTACACGCAACGGCCCGACGGGGGTGAGGACAAAGATTCCCACACCCACACCATGCTTCAAACGGTCCAGGGAGATGTCTTCATGCTTCTGAAAGACATTGCCGCTGTCCAGGAATACACTAACACCGAATTGATTAAGGAGCAAGGATCGGAACTCTACATTGGCAAGCAGAACGCCAAGTCCTCCCAGGGGTTCGTACTCCTCCAGGGTCTCACCTTCGATCCCGAGTGTGTCGCGTGCGTAGGCCCGGTGAGAGGTTCTGCCTCCCGAAAAGAACCGCTCTCCAATTGGTACAGATTCGCTTCCGAGGGGACGAATCCCTCCATAGCGAAGGGAGAGGATGAGTGTCGATCGTGCCTGTACCGGGAGATGAACGGTCTGGTGACCGAACCATTTTACGAAGCTTGAGTCGGTAAAGGTAGTCTCCGGAGACCATCGGATTTCAAAGGATGTGAAGGTGCCCCGGAGAGGATACACAGGATCAAGCCTGGAATCGTATACATAGGATAGAACCGGGTAAATCATGGTACGCTCTTCCGCATCCCCCCGGTTGATCAGATAATCCTTTGCATTATCTGGCCGCTGGACCGAATATTCGAGACGCAGGAATCCCTGGCTTCGGGGACCCCATTCCCGCATGTATTCCACAAAAGCATTTTCCTTTAATAAATCGAAGGAAGTCCATCGTTCGCTGGTTCGATAGACGACACCGGTTGTGGGGAAGGCGGTCCCCCAGGTGTCGGGTACCCGGTAGGTAAGCCGAAAATGCTGCTCCCGGTTTGAAAGCCGGGTCGTCAGGCCCAGATAATGGCGGCGACCGAAGAGGTTCATCATGGAATATCCCAACTTGATCCTGAATTGCTCCTCGGTGTCATATCCGAGCCCATAGGCAAAGGCGTGATGCTTGTCCTCTTCGACATCGATGCGAACGTGATCGATTGAGGAGTTTTCCGACGAAGGAACACGCTCAATGTCGACACGCTTAAATAAGCCCGTCGAGTAGAGATCTTCCTGGATGTCGTAAAGCTTTTGCTGGGAGAGAATATCCCCCGTATGCAAATCGAGGTCGTGACGCAGGGTCTCACGGTTTATGGTCTGAAGTCCCCGGATGAACACCTTTCCTGCGTATCGCTGAGAGCCCGGCTGACATTGATAGGTCAGATCGATGGTCCCATCATGGATGTTTGATTTGACAGATACCGTGGCCTCCAGATAGCCGGAATTAAAAAGACTGTTTTGGAGTATGGCGAGATCTCGCGAGGGAATTTCCTCCCGCATCGGCTGGCCGGCACGTGCTTCCAGGTTCAGACGGAGATCTTCCCCGAGATCGGGGAATCCCTCCATGAAGACCTTCCCGATCTGAAGGGAAGAACCCTCGGCAATGGGATAGGTCACACGGACAACCCTCTGAGTTGAGTCGATGTCCGTAATGGGAGTGTCGACGGCTGCTTCCAGAAACCCCCGATCGGAGTATGCGGCCTCGATATAGGACTGTCCATTTTTTACTGCGTCCGGGGTAATCCTCTTCCCAACCCGTATCCCCACTTCCTTTGTCAGGATGGCGTCGTTCAGCTGTTCATTCCCGGTGAAGGAAAGGTCACCCAGTGTGTACCGTTCCCCCTTGAACATGACAAAGACCAGGCGGCTGCAGTTGCAGGAATCATCGTCCACCAGGGACACGGTGATCTTCGCGCGGTAGTACCCCTTTCGATGCAGCCGGGCTTCATAGTCCTGAATCAGCGTTTGGAGTTTGGCGTCTTTCAGTCCCTCCCGGGCGAAGAGCTTATCGATCTTTCGCTGCAGGGATCGGGGCGCAGGTTCTCCCTCGAAGCGCACGTCCACCGGCCGATCACAATGGGTTTCAATTGGAAGAATGATTCCCCTCTCGCCCTGTTCAATACGGGAAAGGGTCAGAGTCGCATTAAGGTACCCCTGCTTGAACAATTGCTGGCGTGTCTTGCGGAGAAAAGCATGAATCCGGGAAGGTTGAAAGGGCTTCTCCATCAGTTTGTCGAAGGCATGATCCAGGATATGGGAGCACTCCCCGGAGAGATTCACCCGTTCCACGGGAAGACGTTCTCTCCGATCTATATTCACAAGAAGGGATTTTTCCCACTCGTCAGGACCCGGTTTGAGCTCCAGACGGACTTCGCCGTTCAGGTAGCCTTCCCCGTTCAGCATATGCTGAAGCTTTTCGCGGGCGGTGGGAAGAATATCCTCTTCCCAGAACCAGCCCGGTGCAGACATCCCCAGTGCCTTCTGTACTGCCTTTCGACTGAATCCCCGGATGCGGATGGACTGGAGAAGGATTTTCGGTCTTACCTTGAACGTGAGGGTGTTTTCATCCAGGATTGCTTCCACGTTTGCCGTAATGCCGCTCTGCATGAGCAGACGGATGGAGTCCTGAACTGCCTCGGGGCTGAGTTCCCTGCCTTCCTGAACCGTGATCAGCCTGGCGAGGGCAGCGACATTGGCCGGAGGGGCGCCCTGGAGACGGACATGGTCGATCACCTGTGCCGACATGCCGGAAGAAAGGAGTACGAGGAAAAAGAACTGCTTCAAAATCTCAGCCTCCGATGGATCTCAAAGAAGTAACTGCCATCCGGTTCTCGGAGAAGATTAATATAGGCTCCGTACCCGATGGAGCACTCGACGGAAATAAGATCCTCACGGTTGGAACTGGTTGTAAAGACATAATTAAAGATACAATTTCGATTAATCTGTTTGCTGACCGTCACCCGGGCCGTGGAAACGGTATCTCCCCCGACAATGGGGTCAATGCTGACCCGGGTCAGGCCGAACAGAAGGTTGGCCTGTTCTGATATTTCCTTGGAAATCTCCGTAGCGAAAAATCCGCCGATAAACCCTTCCTGCCCCGACTGAATTCCCCCGAACAGGAGCTGAAGGATGTCACTTTTGGGCAGGTAGGGTTCCGAGGAAAATTGAGTGTGGAGATAGGCCGTTCGGCCGGAAATCTGCACCCGCACGGTATAGTTTTTGATGGAGGTTTCGAGCAGGACGTTGATGACGGGATCGATCTGGATCGGATTGTTGAAGTCGGCCACCGCATTCACGATTTCGTACTTGACCTCATTAAAATCGACAATGCCGCCCTCCTGAATGACAATGCGGCCGAAGATAGTCGGATTATCCATCGTTCCCGATATCTGGAGGTTCCCTCCGCCCCTTGCCGTAATCAGGTTGTTTCGAACTTCCAGAGAATCCGGCGAGGTTACCTTGATATTCATATTTATCTTCGGAAGCCTCTTCGCCGTTCGGATCATCTTCTTCTTCAGCAGAGAATTCAGCACCTCCTGGGAAAAATTGAACGGTCTCGTATAGAGGGCCCTTGTAACCTGGATATCTCCAATCAGCTGGCTCTGCCCTTCGATCGTGAGAAGGCGAAGATCGAGATCCGTGGTTCCCTCCAGTCCGCTCACAAAGTGGATGGGGACACGAGCTCCCTTCATATGAATATTCACCGTTTCCGGGGCCAGAGTCGGGCCGGTAATCAGGTATCCGTCCAGAGAAATGGTTCCCTGTTCCATCTCCGCCGTGGCGCGGGTCAGGGTGACCTTCCTTCCCGAAAGGTCGAGAGCTACATCGACGTGGCGGGCATGAAGATTGAATGGAGGGTAACGAAAATGGCGGCCGGACATTTCGGCACTTCCCTCCGCCATGAGGGAACCCTTCCTCCACGTGAAGGTAAGGTTTATGAATCCTTCTCCCAGGAAGGAGGACTCGGGCAGAAGGATCTGGATCAGATCGTCTCCGAAGTACCCGGTGACGTTGGCTTCCAGTGACAGCTCAGGTTCGATACGGATCGTTCCACCAATTCCCAGAAGACCGTAAGGGTGGTCCAGCGGAACCTGTTCGATTGTAAATTCGCCCCCTTCCATGCGAAATCGTAACCCTTCCGGGAGGGTGAAGGTCTGATCATGATAGGTAAAGCCGAAGGGTTGAATTTCCGCCGAGCCCTTTCCCTCGCTCAGTGTTTCGGTATTCAGGGTCAGGTCAAACCGGGCTTCCAGTGCCTTGAGGGGTTGAAAGGGCGTAATTTTGGACAAAAAATCAGGGGAGAGTCCGGACAGGGTTCCCGAAAGATCGATATCGGGGAGACGGGAAATGTCCGCGTTTCCCGAGAGCCCGCCACCATTGGCCAGTGTGAGGTCATAGGTACCCCGGCCTTCGGTAAGCAAGACTTTGTACGCCGCAGGCAGTACGTGCGGCATGTCACCATCGATCGTTCCTCCTCCGGCAAGGGTCATGATGTCATTTTCAAGAACCAGGGAGAGGGAAAAGGAAGTGGTAAACGGTGTGGACGGAAGATGGACCTGCTCTGCGGTCAGGGTTGTGGAAACCACGTCGCCCTGGAGCTGGACAATGCCCCTGGCCGAACCTTCCAGGAGAGTCATGCGGTCAATCTCCACGTCAAGCCTGTCATCCTGGTACCGGGCTTCTGCAGAAAGATTTTCCAGTTCCAGACCTTCAATCCTACCCTCACTCAGGTGTCCGGCATAGGACCAGGAATCACCGTCAACTTGCAGGACACCAATGGATGTTACGGCAAGATCAACGGGAGCGGGTACAGGAAACATCTCCGACATAAGAGACAGGCGGATTGGCGAAGCGTCAAAGGGGATAAATCCGTTTATTTGAAGGGATCCCCCTCCCAATTCGAACTGCTCGCTTATGATTTTCAGCCCCGACTCCGAAATCCTCAGGCGAACGGATCCTGATCCCAGCTCAAAGGGAGGGTAAGAAACATCGGATACATGACCTTCGAAATTCAGGACCGGGTCATCCCACGTTCCTTCCAGGAGAATCTTGCCCTGCAGGGAACCGGCAAGAGGGATGGGCTCCCCGAGGTGAGGGCCGATCATGGCCAGGATCGTCTCGATTCTCACGGTTTTCAGGTTCCCCGATGCCCGTATCGGTTCAGATCCTGATAGCGGGAAGGCTCCATCCAGGACAATCCATCCCATGCGGGTTTGAAGACGCATTTGTCCGTGTAATCTGGAAAATCCTTCCAGGGTGCCTGCAAACTGCAGGGAGGAGGTCTCGTCCCCGATTCGAATCTTTCCCTCCCCCGAATCGACCTCTGTACCGGTCCAACGGTAATCAAGGGTGGCCGGTGCGGCCTGTCGAGCCACAACCTCGGGCAGGTTGAAGAGGGTGAATACACGCTGAACCGACATCGAACCGGCCTGGACTACCATATGTCCCTGTACGGGATCCCCCAGATCATAGATGAGGTGAAAATCGGCTTCACGGACCGAAGCCTTGATGTCCAGGATTTTAGTCCCTCGTTCCTTGTGAATGGAACACTCGCTTCGAACGGGCCCCATGCTGTGTCCGTTAAAGAAGATATCTTCGGACCGGATGGTTGCCGTGATATCGAAAACGTCTGTCTGAGCTGTCAGTTTTCCGTGAATGTTTGTTTCGCCCTGGAGAGGAACCCCCAGACGGAAGTGATCCGCATAGGTTCCGATCTCCCCGGTGGCCTGAAATGAAAGATTGATTTTTCCGGTCTTCGTGTTGAGTGTGGCCTGTCCCAGAAGGTTTGCGTTTTTCGTGTGGATATGAAGATCCCGAACGTAGAGGAGATGTTCATCTCCTTTCATATCGCAGGCGACCGATGCAGTAAGGGGACCGTAATCCTCAACGGACCATTCCACCGCGCGGACATCCAGTTTTCCGTTTACCAGGGAGACTCCAAATGCGTCGATCTCCAGAGGAACCTTCTTCTCGTTGAACTGTACGTACGAATTCAGGAGGGTGACCCGCTGAAGGTGGGCAAACCGGGGAAGCTTCAGCCCTACCGGTTTTGATTCCTCCCCCGTAACGATATGGAGCCTCATCTGATCGACGGTGGCTCTGAGATTCCATGGGTTCAGGCCAGTTGAGATTCGAATGGACTTCACCGTACCCAGGTCCGTGATCTGGACATCGGTCAGGGATAGACGGGGCGGTACCAGGGTCAGTCGAAAGGAGGTCCAGGAGATATTCACGCCCAGTGCATGCTGAAGGAAGCCCATGAACGTGTTCGAAAGCCAGTGCTGCACGGGAGGGGTGTGAAAGAGGCCGACCAGGAGTGCAAGAAGAAGAAAGGGAGCCAGAATGAGCTTGGTTCGCCGTCTCATCGTACGAAAAGGACCACGAGGTCCCTGAGGTTGATTCCGGTGATTGCGGGGGCAAGGATCGTCCCCCTGCTTTTCCAGAGGGGATAAGTGTCACCGGAGGCAATGGCCTCAAGAAGTACATTTCGGTCTGACCCAAGATCATCCCTGCTGAGGATGACACCGCCCGATGGGGCAGTTCCATCCTGACCGTCCGTTGCTGCCGCCATCAGGGTCCAGGCACGATCGGGAAATTCACCTAAGGCCCGGGCTGACCAGACTGCAGCCAGATGGGTGCATCGTCCTCCCCGCCCCCGGGGATCGTGGAGGGAAGGGGGGAACTCACCGCCGGCCAGGATGATCTGGCCGGGCCCGGCCTGCAAAAACGCGGTAATGAGGGTGTCTACAGCTTCTTCTGCCGGCATGTCCCGGTTGTCCACTACAATGGCCGGATGCCACTTTTCATTGGTAAGACGGGAAGCAAAGGCCCGGAGAAAAGTGGAATTA
This Thermoanaerobaculia bacterium DNA region includes the following protein-coding sequences:
- a CDS encoding translocation/assembly module TamB domain-containing protein translates to MRRRTKLILAPFLLLALLVGLFHTPPVQHWLSNTFMGFLQHALGVNISWTSFRLTLVPPRLSLTDVQITDLGTVKSIRISTGLNPWNLRATVDQMRLHIVTGEESKPVGLKLPRFAHLQRVTLLNSYVQFNEKKVPLEIDAFGVSLVNGKLDVRAVEWSVEDYGPLTASVACDMKGDEHLLYVRDLHIHTKNANLLGQATLNTKTGKINLSFQATGEIGTYADHFRLGVPLQGETNIHGKLTAQTDVFDITATIRSEDIFFNGHSMGPVRSECSIHKERGTKILDIKASVREADFHLIYDLGDPVQGHMVVQAGSMSVQRVFTLFNLPEVVARQAAPATLDYRWTGTEVDSGEGKIRIGDETSSLQFAGTLEGFSRLHGQMRLQTRMGWIVLDGAFPLSGSEPIRASGNLKTVRIETILAMIGPHLGEPIPLAGSLQGKILLEGTWDDPVLNFEGHVSDVSYPPFELGSGSVRLRISESGLKIISEQFELGGGSLQINGFIPFDASPIRLSLMSEMFPVPAPVDLAVTSIGVLQVDGDSWSYAGHLSEGRIEGLELENLSAEARYQDDRLDVEIDRMTLLEGSARGIVQLQGDVVSTTLTAEQVHLPSTPFTTSFSLSLVLENDIMTLAGGGTIDGDMPHVLPAAYKVLLTEGRGTYDLTLANGGGLSGNADISRLPDIDLSGTLSGLSPDFLSKITPFQPLKALEARFDLTLNTETLSEGKGSAEIQPFGFTYHDQTFTLPEGLRFRMEGGEFTIEQVPLDHPYGLLGIGGTIRIEPELSLEANVTGYFGDDLIQILLPESSFLGEGFINLTFTWRKGSLMAEGSAEMSGRHFRYPPFNLHARHVDVALDLSGRKVTLTRATAEMEQGTISLDGYLITGPTLAPETVNIHMKGARVPIHFVSGLEGTTDLDLRLLTIEGQSQLIGDIQVTRALYTRPFNFSQEVLNSLLKKKMIRTAKRLPKINMNIKVTSPDSLEVRNNLITARGGGNLQISGTMDNPTIFGRIVIQEGGIVDFNEVKYEIVNAVADFNNPIQIDPVINVLLETSIKNYTVRVQISGRTAYLHTQFSSEPYLPKSDILQLLFGGIQSGQEGFIGGFFATEISKEISEQANLLFGLTRVSIDPIVGGDTVSTARVTVSKQINRNCIFNYVFTTSSNREDLISVECSIGYGAYINLLREPDGSYFFEIHRRLRF
- a CDS encoding POTRA domain-containing protein yields the protein MKQFFFLVLLSSGMSAQVIDHVRLQGAPPANVAALARLITVQEGRELSPEAVQDSIRLLMQSGITANVEAILDENTLTFKVRPKILLQSIRIRGFSRKAVQKALGMSAPGWFWEEDILPTAREKLQHMLNGEGYLNGEVRLELKPGPDEWEKSLLVNIDRRERLPVERVNLSGECSHILDHAFDKLMEKPFQPSRIHAFLRKTRQQLFKQGYLNATLTLSRIEQGERGIILPIETHCDRPVDVRFEGEPAPRSLQRKIDKLFAREGLKDAKLQTLIQDYEARLHRKGYYRAKITVSLVDDDSCNCSRLVFVMFKGERYTLGDLSFTGNEQLNDAILTKEVGIRVGKRITPDAVKNGQSYIEAAYSDRGFLEAAVDTPITDIDSTQRVVRVTYPIAEGSSLQIGKVFMEGFPDLGEDLRLNLEARAGQPMREEIPSRDLAILQNSLFNSGYLEATVSVKSNIHDGTIDLTYQCQPGSQRYAGKVFIRGLQTINRETLRHDLDLHTGDILSQQKLYDIQEDLYSTGLFKRVDIERVPSSENSSIDHVRIDVEEDKHHAFAYGLGYDTEEQFRIKLGYSMMNLFGRRHYLGLTTRLSNREQHFRLTYRVPDTWGTAFPTTGVVYRTSERWTSFDLLKENAFVEYMREWGPRSQGFLRLEYSVQRPDNAKDYLINRGDAEERTMIYPVLSYVYDSRLDPVYPLRGTFTSFEIRWSPETTFTDSSFVKWFGHQTVHLPVQARSTLILSLRYGGIRPLGSESVPIGERFFSGGRTSHRAYARDTLGIEGETLEEYEPLGGLGVLLANVEFRSLLLNQFGVSVFLDSGNVFQKHEDISLDRLKHGVGVGIFVLTPVGPLRVDYGKKLDPEEGQPEDQWFMSLGFPF